The following are from one region of the Serinus canaria isolate serCan28SL12 chromosome 8, serCan2020, whole genome shotgun sequence genome:
- the RABGAP1L gene encoding rab GTPase-activating protein 1-like isoform X7: MRESQLQQEDPMDRYKRENRRLQEASMRLEQENDDLAHELVTSKIALRNDLDQAEDKADVLNKELLLTKQKLVETEEEKRKQEEETAQLKEVFRKQLEKAESEIKKTTAIIAEYKQICSQLSTRLEKQQAASKDELEVVKGKVMACKHCSEIFSKEGALKVPAVSTDNKGIETDDEKDALKKQLREMELELAQTKLQLVEAKCKIQELEHQRGALMNEIQAAKNSWFSKTLNSIKTATGTQAPPQPQPPVPPREGST; this comes from the exons AGGGAGAACCGCAGGCTCCAAGAAGCAAGcatgaggctggagcaggagaacGATGACCTTGCCCATGAGCTTGTAACCAGCAAAATTGCCTTAAGGAATGACCTGGACCAG GCTGAAGACAAAGCAGATGTTTTGAACAAGGAGCTTCTCCTGACCAAACAGAAGCTAGTGGAGactgaggaagagaaaaggaagcaggaggaggaaactGCTCAG CTGAAGGAAGTCTtcaggaagcagctggagaaggcagaATCTGAGATCAAGAAAACCACAGCCATTATTGCAGAGTATAAACAG ATTTGTTCCCAGCTGAGTACCAGGCTGGAGAAACAACAAGCAGCCAGTAAGGATGAACTGGAAGTTGTGAAG GGTAAAGTGATGGCCTGCAAACACTGCAGTGAGATTTTCAGCAAGGAGGGGGCACTGAAGGTGCCTGCTGTAAGCACGGACAACAAAGGCATCGAAACAGATGATGAGAAGGATGCActgaaaaagcagctgagagagatggagctggagctTGCACAGACCAAACTGCAGCTTGTGGAAGCCAAGTGCAAAATTCAG GAGCTGGAGCACCAGAGAGGAGCCCTTATGAATGAAATCCAAGCTGCCAAAAACTCTTGGTTTAGCAAAACCCTGAACTCTATCAAAACGGCCACAGGCACGCAGGCACCGCCGCAGCCGCAGCCGCCCGTGCCTCCCAGAGAGGGCAGCACATAG
- the RABGAP1L gene encoding rab GTPase-activating protein 1-like isoform X6 yields MKNKQLFFFVLEISLYPVLTVFTPMVESSNWSVTLQERENRRLQEASMRLEQENDDLAHELVTSKIALRNDLDQAEDKADVLNKELLLTKQKLVETEEEKRKQEEETAQLKEVFRKQLEKAESEIKKTTAIIAEYKQICSQLSTRLEKQQAASKDELEVVKGKVMACKHCSEIFSKEGALKVPAVSTDNKGIETDDEKDALKKQLREMELELAQTKLQLVEAKCKIQELEHQRGALMNEIQAAKNSWFSKTLNSIKTATGTQAPPQPQPPVPPREGST; encoded by the exons ATGAAGAAtaagcaactttttttttttgtattagaAATTTCTTTATATCCTGTTCTCACTGTCTTTACACCAATGGTTGAAAGCAGTAATTGGTCTGTGACTTTACAGGAG AGGGAGAACCGCAGGCTCCAAGAAGCAAGcatgaggctggagcaggagaacGATGACCTTGCCCATGAGCTTGTAACCAGCAAAATTGCCTTAAGGAATGACCTGGACCAG GCTGAAGACAAAGCAGATGTTTTGAACAAGGAGCTTCTCCTGACCAAACAGAAGCTAGTGGAGactgaggaagagaaaaggaagcaggaggaggaaactGCTCAG CTGAAGGAAGTCTtcaggaagcagctggagaaggcagaATCTGAGATCAAGAAAACCACAGCCATTATTGCAGAGTATAAACAG ATTTGTTCCCAGCTGAGTACCAGGCTGGAGAAACAACAAGCAGCCAGTAAGGATGAACTGGAAGTTGTGAAG GGTAAAGTGATGGCCTGCAAACACTGCAGTGAGATTTTCAGCAAGGAGGGGGCACTGAAGGTGCCTGCTGTAAGCACGGACAACAAAGGCATCGAAACAGATGATGAGAAGGATGCActgaaaaagcagctgagagagatggagctggagctTGCACAGACCAAACTGCAGCTTGTGGAAGCCAAGTGCAAAATTCAG GAGCTGGAGCACCAGAGAGGAGCCCTTATGAATGAAATCCAAGCTGCCAAAAACTCTTGGTTTAGCAAAACCCTGAACTCTATCAAAACGGCCACAGGCACGCAGGCACCGCCGCAGCCGCAGCCGCCCGTGCCTCCCAGAGAGGGCAGCACATAG